A genome region from Anopheles stephensi strain Indian chromosome 2, UCI_ANSTEP_V1.0, whole genome shotgun sequence includes the following:
- the LOC118503013 gene encoding protein bcn92 yields the protein MAGPGHKMKVLSLYKQLLRASQKFDSYNYRMYALRRIRDAFRDNKALTDGATIASELSYAQKNLDIIKRQTIVGQLYGARDKLVIEK from the exons ATGGCCGGACCGGGACACAAGATGAAGGTGCTATCGCTCTACAAACAGCTGCTCCGTGCGTCACAGAAGTTTGACTCGTACAACTATCG GATGTACGCCCTACGACGGATCCGTGATGCATTTAGAGACAACAAAGCACTGACCGACGGTGCGACCATTGCCAGCGAGCTATCGTACGCACAGAAAAATCTCGATATCATCAAACGACAG ACCATAGTTGGACAGTTGTACGGAGCACGGGATAAGCTAGTGATAGAGAAGTAA